Genomic window (Lycium barbarum isolate Lr01 chromosome 2, ASM1917538v2, whole genome shotgun sequence):
tattttcttaattatgtATTCAGCAAACTGAGGAGAAGTTTACCTCAATAACAATGTCAATGCCAAGTTCAGCCCAAGGAAGCTTGAGGGGATCCCTGCTAGAAACAACTTTGATGTTCTTTCCATCAACACTAATGGTTTCATTATCCACTATTTTAACATCAGCTTTGAATGTTCCCAGCATTGAATCGTACTTTAGCAAGTGAGATGCCTGCAGCATCCATATTGCAGCAAAATTAGCAACTTTTACTAATCAAGTTTAGCTGTAATTACATTTCAAGAACGAAACGTAGAATTTTTTTAACTCACATTCTTGACACCACCACTGTCATTGACAACCACAACATCGAGTGGTGAATCTTTGCGGCCATGCCAGCATCGGAGGAAATTCCTACCAATTCGTCCAAAACCGTTGATAGCAACCTTCAATTTAGCAACAGTTTCTCCCTTAATAGGGGCTGATCCTGTGGTCTAGTATATCATACCATGAAAAATAGATCAGCTCCATAAGATATCCAGAATACTCCTAACGTCCTACAAAGAGTTTAATTTCCATACACTGACAATATTACACTATAATTAAGATCACTTAAGAGATAACTACAACTAATCGTCCACATCACTATTATTAGTAACCTGCTACAACATGTTAAATACATTGATCGATAGCATAAATCCTCCGATAGATAAGCTGTAGCTTGTCTTACTCTTAGTATTCTTTATAAGAAAGGCTGAAAGTAGGGAGATCAAAGAGTTACCTTTGGAATGAGTTGAGCGGAGACAACATCAAAGAAAGAAGACTCTCTGTGGGAAAATGTCACACATCCACTTGATCTAAGACCAGAAAATTCAGCTACTTCAAACTTCTGCACAGACAAAGCATGAGAATTCAGAAAGACCATAATTTTTTAACATATTAGCTATGTTGCTCGAAGCCTCGAACTCTACAATAATGTCAACGAGTGCGTGTCGGATCCCTTAAAAGTAGTACTtatatttttggaggatccgacacgggtgtaGTAGCGTTTTTGgaaagtccgagcaacatagcggATTAGTACTATCAACACacactaaaaaggaaagaaaagaaaccTTGGATAAACATTGTGTGGGGAATGAGTGGGAGTTCTTGGAAGGAAGCCTTGTGCTTGTAGGAATTCTTGAAGAAGCCAAAGCTGCATGAGAAGCCATGGCTGCAACTAAATGATCTTGAGGAACTACTTCCTTCTGTTATATATGGTTTGAAATATGGTTTGTTCCCACcatattattaatattttttctttaatcGAGACAATTAAAATAAAGTCATGGTTGACATTGAaggtaatagaatgagtggtgaaGATGGTCTATGGAGATTGATATAAGATAAGGTCATGTTCCCTGTCCCCATGTAATCTTCCATTTTCATAATCTCAACCACAGATTGTTTGGCACATTTCTTTTTATTCCATGCATGCCCTCGAGAATATTTATGCTGACCTGGCCGTAATTTGTTATCTTTTGTGAAAAGGATTTAAATTCATATACACTTACGATCTTAAGGAATTTTTACACTATTGGTGTAATCTAACCAGCAAAAATACTTGTAGAAACATAGTTTAATGTGGGGACATTAATGCAAGAAGACAAGTAATGGAAACACGTGAAATGAAACTAAAGGAGGACGGTGCTAGTTATAATTATTGCATTCTTTTTCAGTCCTTTTAAATAGGGATAAATTCTTCTGGCTAATATGAACAACTATCCAGGAAAAAAATGTTAGTGTCTATTCATTAGAAAAAGGTGACAATTTGGAGTTCATTTTAGATCTGCAACTGCCCTAATGCGTCTTAATTGTTTTCTTAAACCAAAGAAGTGAAAATATTTCTGCTAATGGGCAATGTTGATATACCATTAGTATTTCAGATCTGCAACAATGACTGGTCATAGTTCAATGCAAAATGCCAGTGGTCCTGATTCCATAACAAAAACCTGAACAAAGAACCTGAACTTTGCTGTGCATTTTTTTACTCAAATTTGTATCCCCAACCCTGGTTTGTCTTGCTTCTACTTTAGTGTACTCCAATATTAAAGATTCACATGCCATACCATGAAACAACACATTTTTCGTGCTAACCCTAATAAATGTACCGAGCTTGAATCAACCAGTTATAAACAGATGAAAAAATAAATACGAGCAACGAGAATAAGGATTATAAGCATGTATACTACAGCTTCAAGCTGCACCACTTTCATCAGAAAACAGAAGCAGCATATAAAATCACATGGTGTTCCTCACTTTGGATATTATATTGTAGCAATTACCAAAAACATCAAAACTGAACTAAGAATATTCCCAGGATATATTCAATGCCCTCAGCTGACTTGACATTAAGAAGATAGAAATGTTTCTTATACAATAGCTTCAACATCATCCGAGTTCACAGCACCTCCATTCGGTGTGTCATCTGACTTCAACTGAGTGGAAATGTCATCAATCGCCGAATTCAGCTGGTCAATCTTTTCAGCAAGCTTCTTGCGCTGTTTCTGCAGACAGAACAGTATGCATGAGTCAGATGAAGTGGAAAAAAAGACTATTACCCCGAGCGGTTGGTATATCCTCTGTGCAAGTATAGACCATGAAGTGAATATGTGGGACACTGCCATTACACTTGTGTAGAGATGATCTAACAGCTTTTTTCATAATCTTGCTGTTTAACTGTATTCTTCAGAATTCGAATCTCAAAAAAGTAATTTGTGGCACAAGTTCATACTACATCAAAGCAAAAAAACAGAATCACATCAACCAGTGAGACTAAAATCATAAGGGAACTACATTCAATCAGAAGAGATGGTTGACACGAAGATATCCATCTTCCTTATATCCGATACCCCTTTACTGCTGTATAATCAAAGACGTCACGACACCAGCTTACCTCTAATGCTTTGTCTTCGTCATATATAAACTTGGGCAATTTTCTCATCAGGTCCTTCTTATCAGCTCCAGCTAATGCCTTGCTGATCTGTAAAGAAGAATTATATGGCAATCAGCTAGCTCCTCCTTTAAAGTGAAACACttagaaagagaagaaaatatatAGAATGACCAATAAGATCAAGATGTGACTTTCAACGGTATGTTTAGCACAATAAAGGCAGCAAACAATGCAATCCCATATTTACCTGAGGTGCAAACACACAGCCAAGTGTGCCAACAATTATTCCTCCCAAAACAAAGCCACCAACAAAGATGCCAGCACCGCTGCCGCTTGGCCGTCCACCATCACTGCCAGTTCAGAAGGAGAAATAACCGCTATAATGTTCTCTCCAGTCTCCATTAGGTTTATGGGGATCACCAATATATGAAGAAACAAAACTACAGTTTCTTTGTGGCTTCTCAGGGGCAAGAGCCAAGTTGTTCCTGCCCCtatatatgacaattttggttcTGCTGTTTTGTTTTGCTGAAAGCAACTCAAAGCAGAGAGTTCATGCACAAGCTGCATATTGAATACGAGAAGGTAATACCTGTATGACGCTTGAATGGTTAATGATCTTTTAGAAGAATATGATTTTCCTCCGTGACTTGGACCGAAGGACAACTTGGTGGCACTAACATTTTGGTCCAATGACTTCAAGCAAGAACCTAGCACAGTAAGAAAGTCAGAGGTTTTACACCGCaccacctctttttttttttttttttttttgaaactggtaacattgtattcctcagcattaagggATATGCTGGCCACCTCCAAAAAGAGAGCTACAGAGTGGTATTAATTTCAAAAGTCCTATGAAATCTACTAACTGTAATTCGTCAACTATAGGGTTCTGAAAGACGGGGGACCATCAATGCAACAAACGATCTGCTAATGTTATTTATAGGCTCAATCATAAATGTTAGAAatatatgatttttttaaaaCCGAGAAATCCCCGAGGCCAATGGCGCACGGTTCGAAACTCGGGGGATACAGGCCAGCCCCTCTACCCTTCTCCCTTAAGTACCAGGCTTTTATCTGCAACACGGTTTGAAACCGTGAAGTGTGCCTAACCAACACATCATGTGTTGCActcttaccactagaccaaagCCCAGGGGGCATAATTGTGAGAAATATTAGCATCATGCTTCCCACGAAAGTACAAAAGCTCCACGTACTGgaattgtgcatatcattcgtatatatgcgtatataaagCATAATTTCCATGCTATTCACATTCAAATGAAAAGCTTATTTAACCTTTAACAGTAATAGTAACTGCAATATAAACGGGAGGTTGTTTGTTAAAGAACAACAATTATCAAAAAGAAAAGATAAATTGAACAAGTACACCAAATTAACTAATAATAACTTTAATATCACTTGAACAATCAGGTAGAAGATATACAAAATTGACCCAAGAAATGTGTGACACCAATAAAAAAGGAGAAATTATGTCATTGCCAAGCAGAACATAACCCAATTGCAGAAAACTGTCACTAACTTTCTTAATACATGCATGAATATGTGAACttagaaaaatattagaagtCAGGCTTCTTCCTATCGAACTTATAAAAGGACAGATGGATGTGGCAGTTGTAACCAAAAGGCTCATTATTCAGATGTTAGCGCTCATGATCTCAGCAACAATGGGTAGTTGGATCAAGGTTTTGTCAATGGGTGCACCCTTTCATCTTATCTATACATAAAACTATGTATACACACACTATATGAAACTATTTTTGAAAGAATATATTTACACTAAGTCCACACCCTTGGGGCAGTGATGCACTGGAACTCTGCACCAACTCACTTAAAATATTGCCTCAGCTTGACCATCCCTTTACCAACTAATATTTTCCAAGACAATGAAGATGCATATTTCAGGAAATCTCGTTCAAGCCCTAAACCCGTGCAGAAGAAGGGCAACAAACTATCCATAATTAACACCCCCTGTATAAGAGTCCGTCAACCTGGGTACAATAGGGAGCTCGAAATGTTTAGTCAGAAGGTGCGCCCTTGTGTCGTGAATATAGTATATACATACACGCAGAGGGTTGTTACACTTTAGGTACCTCATGATCCTTTTAACTGTTTTCCTTTGCGCTGGGCCAGAAATAATACATTTAAAGTttgcatcctttttttttttaaatcaaaatttAAAGTTCGCAGCCTTGTCTCAAAGGAGTAGTGATGCAGTGCAACACATGTCGCACACCAACTTACTTAAAAGGTTGAATACATTGACAACCCCTTAAACTTGTCAGTAAGTTTCATTTAGACATTCAAACTACAGATTGTTTCAATTGAGCACCTGAACACATGATAATGTGTTCCTACTAGACACTTCTGACTCAAATATTGGAAAAGTTTTTGCGCGTATTCTCAAGCGTTAACCACGTAAAATGTCTCACCTCCTTTAACTATAAGCATTAGCCTCAATAAGCCGTAACACCTTTGGCATGTTCCAATTATATCAATGTGTGTAATTAAAGGAGGAGGCATATTATATGTGATTAACTTATTTACGTGACGGGCACTTGAGAAGACACACATAAACTTTTCCTAAATATGAGCCAAAAGTGTTTAATAAGATCACTCCGTCATGTATTCAAGTGCTCAATTCGAACATGTCatagttcgagtgtctaaatgaaattcaCTGACAAGTATAAGGGGTTGTCGATATATTCAATATTGCATCAGCTTGACCTTGCTTTATCACTAATTTTTCCTCGGGGACTAAATTTGTCAAGACAAGGAAGATATATATTTCAAGAAATCTCGTTCAAGCTCTAAATCCATGCAGAGGAAGAGCAACTAAATCCAACATTAACACCCCCACATAACAGTCCGTCAATTTGGGTACAATTGTGAGCTAGAAAACACACAGTAACAGCATCCATAGCAAAACAATCAGTAAGCAAATGCACCAAAACTAAATAAGACAACCAGATCAACAAAGAATAAACAACAAAATATAGAAAATAAACACATCCATCTAACAGTTCTTCAATTTGGGTATAGTACGTAGCTCAACAGACACAAATCAGAGAGAAATGAAAAACAACAAATATCGAAAATAAAACAGAACCGTAAAACAATCAATTTGGGTACACAAGAGACCTCGTAAAATCTCATATAAAAATGCAAATCAGTAAAAGAGTACAGAAAAAAGAACCCAATACAACCAGATCAAGAAATGAAGACAATAAAaacatcaacaaaaaaaaatgagataAAAAGTGATAAAGCATTTTACCAGAGGAGAAAAATAGAGAAGGGTTAGTGGGTTTGGATAAAACCAATGAATTTGAAAGAGCTGCCATTGTTTGAACTTCAGAGTTGCGATTGTAGAGAAGACTGAATTGAAACAGCACAGAGAAGTGAGGgtcatattataattttttatatttttcccGTCGATAATTTCAAGGTGGTTTAACTAGACACCTGGATATTTCCTAAGTACCAATATTTTTGTTAACAATTAATTCAACAAATATTAGTATTCGTATGTCCTTTTAACtattttaatttgttaattattgtgaGATATAGCACTTTTTATGTAATaactaaatatataaattatttttcaaaaaatttaaaaattttatGTCTAAATTCACGatcaaataaaaaaatttgaCTCTTAAAATTCTAACTGTATTACATAAATTGTGACAGATGCAATATTAGTGTTACATGTTTGGGGTAATGGCCAAATCCATACCCTAGATTATATATCATCTTCCCAAATTCACATTTATACAGTGAATGTAGATAGTTAGTACTTGTATTTAAGTTTTCACAACTATTTGTGTAAGAAAATTGCTGTCAATAAATAGAAAGTAAACTCTAAATAGAGTTTAACCACGACTCTTTGACCAAAATAAGCCATTATTTCAGccaattcaccaaaataatatatTCTTTCGAAAATTTACAGAAGTAGAATAAACGTATTCCGCAGTAACGTATTatgcattattttattcaaaaaattcaacgGGCAAAAAAGTTAAAGATTAACGATGTTAAAGGGTAATTCGTTactgtgagtaacgttttatgATTAATATGTTACTGTGAGTAACGACTCTAAAGAATACAAAATCTAACATTGATTGATCTTAAAGTCGTAACTCAGAGTTACAACTTCAGGCtaaaacgtaactgacagtaACGTTTCTACGGAATCCAGGCACGAGCAGTTAAATCCTGCAAAGAATTCCTCAAATTACGAACCCTTCTAATTGATGTAATTATAAAACTTTACCGACAATATTGAttacccttaaaaaaaaaatatcgatTAGCCTTACAAAAAGATACTGATTAGCCTTAAAAAATATTGGTAAGCCTTATAAAAAAAGTATTGATTAGCTAAATAAAGTAGTTgtttttcaatttcaaaacaACACCAGCAGTGGGAAATTATATGAGCAGAAGTTAGTTAATTCTCCCTTTCAACATTTTCTTATACATTATAAAGTGCAAGATGGTTAAGACCCAAAAGAAATTAAAGATACAATGTCTTAAGTTTACAACAATAACTACTAGTAATTAATGTTTATATATCACAGCCTTTTCGTATATGAAAATTAAGAAGCAACCATCTTTCATATATATTGCTTAACGAAAAATACTCCATCTTCTAAAAGCAAAACAACAGCTAAATTGGTCTCTCAATTCACTTCGCGGGAACTAAAATTGTATAAAGCAAAACGGCAGCTAAGAATGGTTTCCATCAAGTTGTAGACTAAGAGACCTTAGTGAATCATATATACTCCATAAAATAAAGCACACAAATCAGCTAGGATAAAATAAAGAACTCAAATCAGTGGAACATTGAAACCATTAATTAACCATAAAATGTTACTCACAGTAACGTATTAAccataaaacgttactcacagtaacgaattaccctttaacaccgttaacctttaacttttttgcccgttgaattttttgaataaaataatgcatAATACGTTACTGCGGAATACGTTTATTCTACTTCTGTAAATTTTTAAAAGAATATATTATTTTAGTGAATTGGCTGAAATAATGGCTTATTTTGATCCCGTCGTCGTTTAACCACCTAACATTGGGAGTTTTGCATTTCAAATcgctaatttttttaatattgtttggtTCAGCTTACCCTCATCTCAACTAATTTTACTGAGTGTCTGATACCTTCCGCCGTCACACATATTGCTAACTTTGTCCACCACTAATAAAGTAACTTGTGGGGCAACTAGGCAGTTGCTCTTTAGTAATAGAGACTCACAAATATTTTATATTTCCattatatatataagtgtccaagagggACTAATACAATAATGAATGTTTGTatcaaaagctatataaattatACACTTTAATCAACTATTATTTTATCTtatgtggacatatgtcatagtgctgagtatttattctcttctcatatatacacgtatgcacttcaattttaattctccgacacatatttatttcctccgtgcacttttacttattcacttttgacttttcacattctttaagaattaataaatgaagtactccctccgtctcatattacttggccacattacaaaaaatatatgtccaaattacttgttaaATCTTTCCCATGTTACCCTCTCCGTCCCaaattacttggccacattactaaaaatatatgtccaaattacttattcatttacaaaatcaagataaaattaattaaatctttttcatcttacccttagtaataaatgttcttgaaaatagtcaattttgattagaatgtatttattggagaaagATAGGGAtaagatagtaaaatatatcttttatttatgatttcttaagtgGGGTGCAAAAGGAAAAGtggcaagtaatatgggacggaggacgtctatattttaccataatattcatatttattggtgtaagtctcaatagccttggaaaatgatttgaaaataagcaattaatgtgaagggtaaaattaataataacaacaaaaatttctttctctcgatatgttaacatggacaagtaaaagtgaacggagggagtgacttttacccccattttccttctttgtcaatactttaaacgtgaagagaggacgaacaatagcaatgcaaatttgtaccaaaagttatataccaaaactctagaatcaaaatattaattttccctcatattcttactaattttctttttcacatcgagAAACAAAAAGttctgactctttccatctcaatgacttaattccatcatatgtttttaatttttaaactccattttctaattataactaaaatgatggtacataaaatacattttgtgtATGTtgttatatataataacaattagaatgtttttaaaagttattttcaaaatacaaaccttaaagactgactaattaaagtgaataagcATATTCAGGCCGTGCATTGCATGGGCATATATtgctagtgtatatatatatatatattactactatatagaagcaccagTTGAGTGCTTTTTCGTCGTcccttcgtcgtccgttgtgggccATTAAAAAAAAGCACCAGTTGGGGGCTTTTTAATGGCTCCcgttcgtcgtccgttgtgggccattaaaaaaaaatttgggccccatattaaacaggcccataaaaaaattgaaaaaaaagatgtgggccccatatatattaaacaacaactaatataaaaaaaattgtgggcccttctatatagtagtaatatatctgttccaatttaattaaaaaaaataattatgggccccatatatattaaacaacaactaatattaaaaaaatagtgcaaattaataatgtcaaaaaaaaaaagtgcacctcatattaaaaaatcaaacaatattcatgtaattttcaaagtatctcattaagttaataatgatggatttattgccacgtgcgtattcgtagcaaacactaatataataaagttttaaatacggagcacaaactacaatgttttattaatcgtgttttgaacatagtatcccatattgacaaaatcaagcaatatatatatataaaaaagtgaatcacatattaaaaaaaaacaaaaaatgtaaaaaaaaaagtgcaaaaattttttttgggccccatattaaacaggctcaTAGCACATATATAACTGACACAACAATTCAGTAACTAAAATAGGTTACGACACCCTTACCCATTACTATTTACCATACAGTGTGAACCATAATAGCAACATGCACTTTCATTTACTTGGCATATTGATTGTGAAAATTAGCTTCACATGAGACCGCTGGGGCAAGAATCATAACATTAAAATATCGCATATTTCTTCTGAGCGAGAAGGACTTATTCCTGATGCTGCAGTCAAGTTAAACGATACAAAAACTTTTAAATTTCTTTTAGCAATATAGGTTGCTATCCAATTAAACCCACAATCCAATGAACAAACTCACAATAAGCTTCAAGGGGCAGAACACTGCTCATACCAAAATCAACAAACTAAATCATGTCAACTATGCTCACGAAATTCAGGGAGGAAAACACAAAAATACAGCTTGGCCAAAAGGAGAGGAGGAATAGGTTCATGTAGTTAGTGATGATAACTTTAATGCTTCAAAGAGCTCAAAATTGCATCTCGGACCAACAGTAACCCTGTTTTTACTGTattaaagaataaaaagaaaatagatCCAGCAAACACCAAAGTGCATAGTCCACTTCGTGCATACTTTCTGGtatttttctttgattttccatAAGACcgttcaattttcactaattaatTGATGACAAAGACAAAGCGCATCAAAGAGACATGATGCATGTGAAAATCTTATAAAATTACTGACATGTGACTAAAAAATCTAGCAAGAAATTATATCCAAAAGAATTAAACACCAACTCATATACACTAAATAATTTTGGTTCATTTACTTGTCCTTCTTCGTCCGTTGTgggccattaaaaaaaaaaaattgg
Coding sequences:
- the LOC132628238 gene encoding uncharacterized protein LOC132628238, which encodes MAALSNSLVLSKPTNPSLFFSSGSCLKSLDQNVSATKLSFGPSHGGKSYSSKRSLTIQASYSDGGRPSGSGAGIFVGGFVLGGIIVGTLGCVFAPQISKALAGADKKDLMRKLPKFIYDEDKALEKQRKKLAEKIDQLNSAIDDISTQLKSDDTPNGGAVNSDDVEAIV